The following are from one region of the Nerophis ophidion isolate RoL-2023_Sa linkage group LG20, RoL_Noph_v1.0, whole genome shotgun sequence genome:
- the tomm20b gene encoding mitochondrial import receptor subunit TOM20 homolog B, whose protein sequence is MVGKTSAIAAGVCGALFVGYCIYFDRKRRSDPNFKNRLRERRRKQKVAKERAGMAKLPDLKDAEAVQKFFLEEIQLGEELLAQGDYEKGVDHLTNAIAVCGQPQQLLQVLQQTLPPPVFQMLLTKLPTISQRIVSAQSLSEDDIE, encoded by the exons ATGGTCGGGAAGACCAGTGCCATCGCGGCAGGAGTGTGCGGAGCTCTTTTCGTCGGTTACTGCATTTATTTCGACCGGAAGAGACGAAGCGATCCCAACTTCAAGAACAGGCTGCGAGAAC GCCGCAGGAAGCAGAAGGTGGCAAAAGAGCGCGCTGGCATGGCCAAA CTGCCTGACCTGAAGGATGCTGAGGCGGTGCAGAAGTTCTTCCTGGAGGAGATCCAGCTGGGCGAGGAGCTGCTGGCACAAG GGGACTACGAGAAGGGCGTGGACCACCTGACCAACGCCATCGCCGTGTGTGGTCAACCTCAGCAGCTCCTGCAGGTCCTGCAGCAGACTCTGCCTCCACCCGTCTTCCAGATGTTGCTCACCAAGCTGCCCACCATCAGCCAG cgcATCGTGAGCGCACAAAGTTTGAGCGAGGACGACATCGAGTGA
- the rbm34 gene encoding RNA-binding protein 34 gives MKKRLAHSVKESPAQVSTNYQVGQVSGSLLQKNSATSATLSSLFSSAQPRAASALFVPAPQLPRQVSLQEAQEVRGQGRPQQKKLLKKKSLAEQKLDVRESSLQGADEGEPGARKRKREATGDEEAEQHWAVKRQKLRAHKQEEAAKAQRSVFVGNLPLSCTKKTLRGLFKHDGAIESIRFRSVAPEDPSVSRKVAAIKRQVHPLKQSVNAYVVFQDQDGVAKALKRNGVELEKDIFIRVDRVGGASHDNKRSVFVGNLPFDVKELAMRRHFEECGGVEAVRLVRDKNSGLGKGFGYVLFENSDSVQLALKLDGSQLEGRRLRVQRSLKTETRTQKGGAKRSFPGKKSGPSRNFRGERAEPKKKKSAKKKMKAKKSLRLTGSGPTK, from the exons CGTGAAAGAGTCTCCTGCACAGGTGTCCACCAACTACCAGGTGGGCCAGGTGTCAGGAAGTCTGCTCCAGAAGAACTCTGCCACATCCGCAACACTTTCATCTTTGTTCAGCAGCGCCCAGCCCCGCGCCGCGTCAGCCCTCTTCGTACCTGCGCCCCAG CTGCCTCGCCAGGTCAGCCTGCAGGAAGCCCAGGAGGTCCGAGGTCAAGGCCGTCCCCAGCAGAAGAAGCTGCTCAAGAAGAAATCGCTGGCCGAGCAGAAATTGGACGTCAG AGAGAGCAGCCTGCAGGGCGCTGACGAGGGGGAGCCCGGCGCCAGGAAGAGGAAGCGGGAGGCGACGGGCGACGAGGAGGCGGAGCAGCACTGGGCGGTGAAGAGGCAGAAGTTGCGAGCTCACAAGCAGGAAGAAGCGGCCAAGGCGCAGAGGAGCGTCTTTGTGGGCAACCTGCCGCTCAGCTGCACGAAGAAG ACGCTGCGCGGCCTCTTCAAGCACGACGGCGCCATCGAGTCCATACGCTTCCGCTCCGTG GCCCCGGAGGACCCGTCCGTGTCCCGCAAGGTGGCCGCCATCAA GCGCCAGGTCCACCCGCTGAAGCAGAGCGTCAACGCCTACGTAGTGTTCCAGGACCAAGATGGCGTCGCCAAGGCCCTGAAGAG AAACGGTGTGGAGTTGGAGAAGGATATCTTCATCCGGGTGGACCGAGTGGGGGGCGCCTCG CACGACAACAAACGCTCCGTCTTCGTGGGCAACCTCCCCTTTG ACGTGAAAGAGTTGGCCATGCGGCGCCATTTTGAGGAGTGCGGCGGTGTGGAGGCGGTGCGTCTGGTGCGGGACAAGAACTCTGGACTGGGCAAAGGATTCGGTTACGTCCTGTTTGAG AACTCCGACTCGGTCCAACTGGCGCTGAAGCTGGACGGCTCCCAGCTGGAGGGCCGGCGCCTGCGCGTCCAACGCTCGCTGAAGACGGAGACGCGGACGCAGAAGGGCGGAGCCAAAAGAAGTTTCCCGGGGAAGAAGAGTGGGCCTAGCCGCAACTTCCGAGGCGAGCGGGCCGAGCCCAAGAAGAAGAAGTCGGCCAAGAAGAAAATGAAGGCAAAAAAGAGCCTCCGCCTGACAGGAAGTGGGCCAACCAAATAA